The Juglans microcarpa x Juglans regia isolate MS1-56 chromosome 2D, Jm3101_v1.0, whole genome shotgun sequence DNA window ataaagaacTAAAACATGGCTGCACATCCAAGTCCATTTATGTTTGAAATGTTGAAACTTTAAAGATACATGCATTATAAActtgattaataatattaatttccattaaaaaaaaatacacggcTGCACAGCCATTACGAACTAGCTCAtgcattaatttataagattcatatttatgttattaataAATGCCATCCATCCATAAACTAGTTTGGATTAGTAATTTGTCAAAGAAAAacgatttataagatttatgaCATATAAATCTCgtgtaatctttttaaaaaaaagtagatctcaacataaaaattgactttatcataatttttttttttgtgattatagccacaaaaaatcttacaaaagtaaattaaaaaataaacgtgctattttacaataaaagtaactttacaatctagcATAACATATCAACTTAcgtaagtttataaatttaattttgtgaaatttctttatgatgaaaacatttctcttttcaaTAGATATGTTCTTTGTCTTGCTTATTTTctataagaatataatacaattaagtttttaaattacCTATATTAAGAGTTTGAAATCTCATGCAATAATCTCCTTAATTGAGATCTCGTATAACTTGATGGTTATTTAATTCAAATGAGATATGTAAATTATACGTGTCCAAGGGATCGTTCAAGGCAATGCTCTAAATGCATcaattaaaaaagataattaattcaCTAATTATTGGATGAGAGATCACACGCAGTTCAATTCCAATAAAAAtctggtttggttatacaaaatcaaactatctcctctcatttcatcacatataattattacaacttttcaaatttttacataaaatataataaaataatttaactttttcaaattttaaaacaaaaataatattaaaaagttatattataataatattttattcaattttcaataaaacatttcatctcatctcatttgaactgcTAATCCAAATACCTTACAAAAAACCATTTGAGTGATCAATTTCTTGGtacgtacaaaaaaaatatatatataatttgcaaaCTACTTTCTTCGATGACTTGACAACTTTTTATTGGTCATTGGATGGGTTGGGAGAGGACTGGAAGAAGCCTATCCAAGTCtaggaattatatatatacaatgataTAAGGCATTATTAAAGAAACAAACATGATTAAAAACGTTGATTTAGGCGAATAACACGGGATctctttgattaaaaaataaataaacaaaggttttcttttatatatactttagtTCACTTCTCCGGCCGTGTACTTTTTATTAGTTGGAACTGAAAAGAATCAGCAACTTTAGAGCATTTCCAACTCGAATGCCTGCCTCCTGTTTTGACTATATATACTAGCTATTAAAGTACGTACTGATCATCGGAAGAAGATCTCCAAACTCATTAAAGTGTGTgtgaaacaaatatatatatatatatatatatatatatatatataactacaaAGATACCCACAAAATATAGAAGTCCCCAAAACAAATGGCCATATTGCATGTGACAAATTCTGAACGCGACGACCAAATAATATCAGAATCtctttcctagctagctagcttctttGTTCATGAAGGCCAGAAGGCATATAATTCACCGATcgaatatcatattatatatatatatatatatataggatttgaATCTTGGAAATGGTGATTGATCTTTACTAGTTAATTGGTCTTTACAGTCGGTTCctgatctctttctttttataagaatCTTTCCCTtttgacattatatatatatatatatatatatatatgcacattcTTGGTCTGCAAGTCATGATCACGAGGGCTTAGTTTTGGTGGCTTTCTTCTTAATTATAGTCTAAGTTGCATTATTAGGAGCTAAGTATACATATATAGCAAGTGAATATAATAACAgtacgaaaaaaaaaaggggattcCACGACCATCTTGAATCTTGATCTCCAGTTTCAAGGCTAGATACAGAGAAGGGAACCAATGGCTTGAAGAAGGCCAGTTGTCATATTGTACTTTACATGCAttgcatctctctctttctgagCTCATTCTACTTCTAGCTATATCCACTGGTTAATTAGGTCTTGTACTGTGCTCTCAAATGTGATAGTCTGACGGACATGATGCAGCTTTAAGCTGCAATGCTAGCTTAATTTTTCCTCTCCGTTAAGATATATTTTAGTTCAAAGTTGCAAAATAATACAGTGACCACAGATTAGTATATACATGAATTTCACTAGTAACATATTAATTCTAAGTTAACTAGAGGAACGACGTGCCGTTGAAAGAGTTGATAATATTGCACAACGCGCGCAACACATGATGAACTGCAACTAATGATCTATGCAAAAAGAAACATGCAATACTTTTAAATATCAATGAACAGTAGTGCATAAGAaccttaattattattattataatacaAAGCGACAAAggcatgcaattaattaatttagtttaCGGGACGTGGATCATGAGTGTGGCAAAATTGGATTTTGGttcctatatttatatatatatatatatatatatatatatatatatatatgatgcaaaTAGCAAGTTGAAAGAGTTGATCTGCTAGAATGCATGTGCACATCAAATAACTGTTTTCTTTTGCTTACTGATCTTGTACGTACTGATAGCATTAATTCGTACCCCATATATACCCATCGGGCAGTACTTCACTTTCTTTAAGAGTCTATTCATATATAAGAGTTTAGCAAGTGTTCATTCCTTTTACtgatcatttctttaattaaacatgatgttTTAGGGGCACATCCTCATGATCATCTCGAACCCCCTCCGGCCAGTAAGCAGCTTATACATGAGTCTTATGATCAAACAagctaatattattatatatagtaatccAATTATGTGTACATTTTCCATATATGTTCAGTGATGAAAAGTGTTAGATCAACATCCACCTTATAATTTCAATGACATACCTTACTTTAGTagaacaattaatatatataactcaATCGATTTGAACAAGCATGCACAAGTCTTATTACTGGTccatatagctagctagcatggaTGTTTTTCAGATATACAATGCGACAAAAGGGCTCTTGACATCTTGTGGCATTGGCGAGGTGTCAGATGATCAGTTTTTGACCAATCTGAATGATATACTTTAGATAGTATTTGCAGTACTACTGATCTTGACATTAATCAATATGGCAATAATGCTTGTTAATTAGTGCTACTATGTACTTGTTGTTGAGTTTGCCTAAGTTTAACTCTTCAAAATGAGGATTATGGTCTCGTCAAGTTCTTATTTGAACTTAAAGATTTAAGTAAGAGAGAAATAGACACATAAAGTAACATATCAATATTTGTTTGATACGTATTCCAGGTTGTCGGACTCATCTCATACGTCAATCTCTATCCTACTTAATACCCTCAAATTTAGACAAGAACTTGAAAGCTGCATGTACTGATCTTTTTTCCTCAGAGTGACCATAGTGGCCATagatagaatatataaaatgagGAGAAAATATTACAAGGAAATAATGGCATATGATTATCAATCTTAATTTATAGTGTaacaagcatataatatatatatatatatattaataaaagcaAAACTGAAAGTAATATTCAGATCGAGGGTCAAAAGTCATGGTTCGGTAGATGCTTGAGTAATTGCATCTGCCAGTGCGACTATTGACTGGATGCCCCCAACAAGGTAGTgcctgttttttcttttcttttttagcaaaCATCCCTCCCAACAATATTGTAGTAGTTAGTACATTTTGGGGGGATTCAAGAAAGGTTGGAAGCGCAGCTGGTTTTTTTATTAACTGcataataaccaaaaaaaagcTTCAAGCTACTTGTTTTACTCCCCCATTACAAGGGGCGAGACATTGAACCTTTCTTCTAAGTTGTTTGGGGGaccatttttattaatttaatctCTAACCTTTTATATGGCTTATACTGGTTTTATACCTTCGTCCACCGGATCCATGAGATTCTCTTGCAGCTTGCTTCAATTTAAAGAGGGAATTGTGCATTATTAGATGTTTAAATAATTGCTACATATAGTCGTAGAGTATACAAGCGCCGTGCAGTCACTtcgaaaaagagtgaggtctattattaaaaaattaattttttttttcatatggatcccgtatttatttaattttttcaaaatgattgtacggtacttgcacactcacgactgcaactatcatttctcaatagtAAAATATGTGCATTTTGTATCTAGACcaaactataaataataaatacgtAAATGAATTGCACAAtatttactatatatttattagtcaaaacagttattttatattaaaaaaaatacgcaaCCGATCACATTAATGGAGTGCGTAAAGAATATTCAAAAATGACTGGACATAGAGTTTTTGTCTATTTAATtgtattcaaaaaattattcaactaattataaatattataagatttaccTCGTCACcttctaaaatttaaagttttgaTTCCAAATTTTGCataagtttaaatatttaactcttgaattttgatgtttgtattctctctttttttttttttttcatttgtaaaatgatattCTACCGTTATAAGTATTCTGcataagtttaaatattttaactggcCGACGACGTGGGACTGTTAGTTCTGTTACGGCGACGGCGGAGACAGCCGGTTTTTATTGCAATTGTGGAAGACAACGCAGTGGTGGGGCCCGAACGTGGGAGGAAGAATGGGCCCCGGAGGATTTCTGTGGGGAGGATGAGGGAGTGGGTCCCTCCCTATTAAGGAAGTTTTTCCAGGGGCATCCGTCTCGTCGGTTTGCGTCCGGTGGCAACTATAAAATGGACCATTCGGGCTATGTCTCTCTCGCACCCATAcatctctcgctctctctctctctctctctctctctctctctctctctctatctctctctggcCTCTGCTTTCTGCAGACCTGTCTGTTTGCGTTCGCTGGTTACCTCTCTCAGCTTTTCTCTTCTTATAGCCCATATTTTGAAGCTATAAGTGCTCCTCTCTGTCATATAACCCGAGTACTCTGTATCTTCGTTCTTTCCTATTTTACCTACTTTTAGCACCTCGTAACGACCGAGGGGTTTGCTATCTCAAAATTGAGGTTGTTTTGCTTCAACAACCAAGATTTTCTTCAATCTGCTTCTCCTGTTTTGATTCGGGATTCATAGTATTGGTTTGACGAGAAAAGCTTAAGAACTCTCTGCAAAACCTTTTTGAGTTTCGGAAGATAAAAAGAGTAAAGATGACGAAACAGAATGTGATAGTCTCCGATAAGAAATCTGGTCTCAACATGTCAATAACTATGGCCATGTCGAAATCTTCTATTTTGACGATGACGGCACAGAAGCCGGGCGGATACATTTCGTTTTCGACGACGGAGCTTCTGAAGAACCTTGAGATCAATGGTGAAGGAAGAATAAACGCTTGGGTTGAGTCAATGAGAGCTTCTTCTCCTACCCATATCAAATCCACACCTTCTTTGGCCGATCATGACCGGAGGAGTTCTTGGACTGTGAGTAACTAACTCGTTCAAAGAAAAGAGCATTCTTTTTTCCGCGTTTTTCTGTTGTTGGGGTTGGGAATGAtgaatctgatttttttttctttttttttttttttgtgtgttatTCTTTACAAACAGGTTTCTCATCCATCAGCCTTGGACATGTTTGAGCAAATCATTGATGCCTCAAAGGGAAAACAGATAGTAATGTTTTTGGACTATGATGGCACACTCTCTCCGATAGTCGATGACCCCGATAAGGCTTTCATGTCTGATGCGGTTGGTTCTGCTGTTCTAGGCTTTCGGTCATCTTGTTGTCGTTGTTTATAACTTCTATTTGTTATTAACTTTGTTTCCTTTCCATGTCTCAGATGAGACAAACGGTGCGAAAACTGGCTGGATGTTTTCCGACTGCTATTGTGAGTGGGAGGTGCAGAGACAAGGTACATTTCAAGTTGTTCGATCGattctttattttcatgtgaCTCTGTTTCGATTGTTAACTTTAAATTAccaatttttaaattgaaaccTTTCGATCATTTTTCTGAAAGAGTTATGTTGTATAAATTATAGGTATACAATTTCGTACGGTTAGCAGAGTTGTACTATGCCGGTAGCCATGGCATGGACATTAAAGGACCGGCAAAAGGCTCCAAATACAAGAAAGTGAGTGAGCTGAAACTTGTTCTGTACTTTCTCTGATATCCTTCAATTCCAATACTTTTTGtccatttttattaaatttctactaATTCTCCTGATTTTCATCTCTACGCTCTGCAGGGTAGTCGTGCTGTTCTGTTCCAACCAGCAAGCGAGTTTCTTCCGATGATCGACGAGGTCTGGTTTCTCTGCAAATTTCACTTGATTTTATACTTTCGCTAGGCACAAACATCAGAATCATTTGCAGTTAGCTGATTTTAAAACATGAATCTTTCAGGTTTACAAACATTTGGTGGAGAAAACTAAATCAACTCCTGGGGCTAAAGTGGAGAATAACAAGTTCTGCGTCTCTGTTCATTTTCGACGTGTGGAGGAAAAGGTATTACGACAATCGCAATCATCATCACTATTGTTATTATATCTTTCTGTTTACGTACGTCTTAATGTATATTCTGCGCAacttgttaaagaaaaaaacaaagcataTTCTGTGCATTTTTATGCCAAAACTAGTACTGGAAAGGTAGTCTGACTGATCACTGCATGAAAATACAGAAATGGAATGAACTGTTCCAACAAGTTAAATCGGTGCTAAAAGAGTACCCAGAACTTCGACTTACCCAAGGTCGAAAGGTATTAAACGGAatctattaaattaatttatttgtatttttgcaGTCattatcacttaattttaatatggTTTTGCTTTGCTTGCACATTACAGGTGCTAGAAATTCGTCCTACTATTAAATGGGACAAGGGGAAGGCTCTTGAATTTTTGTTAGAGTCTCTTGGTGAGTTTTTACATACCCACAATGATCAAATCATAAAAGTAGTGATTATTTTAGTCgcttaaatcatttaaaaatttaattatatttctgTTTTATCTCTATAATAATGAGTAATCTCTTTTGACAGGATTTGCCAATTGTAGCGACGTTTTTCCTGTTTACATTGGAGATGATCGGACAGATGAAGATGCATTCAAGGTATCCTATGTTTTAGATCATGTCATATCGATCCTTTGGTTTTTGCTCCAAACGTTTTAAAGTGTTTCattagtatttatatttttgttttgcttctGTCATTAGATATTAAGAGAGAAAGGACAAGGTTTTGGCATTCTTGTCTCTAAGTTCCCAAAAGAAACCTGCGCATCTTATTCTTTGCAAGAACCAGACGAGGCAAGTACCCAATACATGCACTTTGACTGTAATttgattacttaaaaaaaaaattgttgaaattctTGCATTTCTAGGATATGACTCATCTTGTtttatctttattaattttcaGGTTAGGGACTTTTTGCAACGCTTGGTTCAGTGGAAACGACCGTCAGTACTTGGAGGACAGTCGAAGGTGTAAAGTGATTATAATAAGATGGAATATGTCTCCACCACCCTTCCAGAATATAAGGGTGGAAAGAGTTCATGTAATTTCTTGTTCAGGGTAGCTAGAGAgagaggcaaaaaaaaaaaaaaaaaaaaaaaaaaacagaggagagaaaaatgggCAAGTGAAGGGAGAGAACGTAAGTACCGTGACCTTTGCTTGTTTTGAAGGCCTTGTCCATCTTGTAACTACCTTTGTATTAGGGGAAAAAGAAGTGTAACTAGTTTCTCCAAATGCATAGAAATTTTACTCTCTCGATTGAATATGTTTTTCTAAGATATAATGGGATCGATAATGCAGGAATGTTTGATCTTAccatgcagtagtactactagttCATGATACTTTTTATTCAATCTTCCCGCACGACCTTTGATACAATACCATTCTAAATTGAACAGTTGAACTCGATACATAGTTCTGGCGCAGCTATGGAGATGTACAATCAGAGATAATGCAGTCCGTACGTATTTAGTGGGCACAaacacagtaaaaaaaaaaaatgaatgcccACATGCATATTGCTTTTTTCGGAACGAAATTATGCCGTACTTGGACTAGGAAAATGTTCCTATtcacaaaaaagagaaaaacttgGACCGAATGggtgtgaaaaatattttttcggCGATGAATAGATCGCTGgtggaaaaatgtttttcacACTCAACCGGCCCCAAGCTTTTCTCTCACAAAAATTCCCAGCATAAATAACATCAAGGACTTGATGCAGGatatcatcttccaaaaataatgAATCTATGGTCGTTTCGTATATGAAATGACAGCTCCAAGTTTTTTTCAACGTCCAAGGAAAACAGGAAGGAAGAACAAGTTCCAAATTAATGTGTATCTATCTAGCAACAGCACTGCCTTTAGTCGTAATATTTAGTTGATGATCAAGGTTTTGACTGGCATTTTGGCATTAGGTAAGGTATCCATCCGTCTTCATCCATGAGTATTTTCCTACAGCCTAGCTAATAGGTTGTACTCAAATTAATCTTTCCCCTCAGAAGAATGCTGAGCACTTTATGCCTTCTCATGTCAGCCTTTGCGATGAAGTGGTAGTGTACTGGTACtatttttaccaaaaaaatgGAGTCTAGGGAAGTCTCGGGATCCGGATCAGTAACTCGTGGGATCTAATCAATGAAAGCAAAAGGTGatcagtttattttttattttttattttttaaaaaagaaagggaaaaacaaTGAAAGCAAAAGGTAAATTCTAATTTTCAATTCCATTATATGTCAAAGTACAGTAGATATTATTGTGATGGCCAAGGAAAGTTTAGATGCtttgaataaaataaacctGCTGCTTTTGAGGCTATGATGTTGTTGTTTGATTGAGAAGACTGTCACAGAGGAATATCtcaaactaaaaacaaaaaaaggtaaCCTCTAATGTGGGATGGTACCTACAGCTTGATTATTGTCATAATTATTCtgcatttttatatatagatggttatatttttttttctgcactCAGTGAGCTTCATGTGATAAGGTTGAGTTAGGTTGTCACTTTCTACACACACGTCTCTTTAATTCCCATCAAAGTTGTTGAGGAGAGAAAGATAAAGAActgttcaaaaaatatatttgcagaAAAATATATAGCCAGATTAATCcagtaaattaattataaggaAATGATCATGTCTTAAAGAATAGGCCAGAGATCAATTAATTCACAAGTTTTTTAGGAAGCAATGTTGATCTTTTCTGGAATATTATGGGTTGGCTGttcatgattaatatatatatatatatatatattattaatcttGTCTTCTCAATGACTTTAATTAACATTATTAGCATACCACAAGGCCTACTAATCCTTATTTAGctacaaatatttatatcagTCATCATGAATGCATGCATTAACTATGAACAGATAAATGCATTCAAGCGAAGAAATTACTTACAGAATTACATGATTGCTCATAGGAATATCAAGTAGTACCTTTAGAAGATAAGATTCTAAACGATTTTTGATTGGCTAAATGCATATATTCAAGTAATGTGAGGACCCCTTATCGGCAATGAGGGATCACTATTGTTTTTCAGATATATAGTCTCTTGACATGCTGAGTCAAAAGGATAACGTTGGATGTtcgaaagatatatatatatatatatatggtcatgtACTTGAAAGCTGGCTATTGCATGTTGCAAATGAATTTCCTCTTTGATATTTAACTTCAGAGTTCACAGGTCGACGCAATGATCTCTAGCTTTTCCTCAAAAGACATCGACAGCTACTGGATATACATACATGATTTGTGATTCCTTGTATATATCATGGCCGATTGATCAGGAATAGCAGTAAACTAGTTGTAAACTAATATTTCTTCAACGAGAATGTCTTTTGGTCAAAGCTTAATATCTCATGCGCGCACCAGTACTTCATTCTGTAACTCCAAGGCAATACTTCCCCCATTGCGCATGCGTTTGAAGATCTATAATTGGTGGATAGAAAGCATTCTAAAAAAGCGTACTGGAAaacatataatttctctttagtTTTCAATAACTGTCAAACCAAACTGGGAaggctgcatgcatgcatttggtCTTAGAGCATCAGGGAAGTGGTCAACCATTCCCATCtaacctcatttgttttcacaatcattctaaccgttcttatctcatctaatcattataacttttctaaattttcacacaaaataaaataaacaattcaattttttcaaattttaaaataaaaataatattaaaaaatatattctaacaatattttattcaacttttatttcaactcatatcatctcatctcatatgtaaaaacaaacaaggagGGATCACATGAGTTTTGTACATCATGACTGGCTATCGAATCAACCACTATCAAAtgtcaattaattatttttt harbors:
- the LOC121248517 gene encoding probable trehalose-phosphate phosphatase J, which codes for MTKQNVIVSDKKSGLNMSITMAMSKSSILTMTAQKPGGYISFSTTELLKNLEINGEGRINAWVESMRASSPTHIKSTPSLADHDRRSSWTVSHPSALDMFEQIIDASKGKQIVMFLDYDGTLSPIVDDPDKAFMSDAMRQTVRKLAGCFPTAIVSGRCRDKVYNFVRLAELYYAGSHGMDIKGPAKGSKYKKGSRAVLFQPASEFLPMIDEVYKHLVEKTKSTPGAKVENNKFCVSVHFRRVEEKKWNELFQQVKSVLKEYPELRLTQGRKVLEIRPTIKWDKGKALEFLLESLGFANCSDVFPVYIGDDRTDEDAFKILREKGQGFGILVSKFPKETCASYSLQEPDEVRDFLQRLVQWKRPSVLGGQSKV